A single Chanos chanos chromosome 8, fChaCha1.1, whole genome shotgun sequence DNA region contains:
- the LOC115819632 gene encoding acidic amino acid decarboxylase GADL1-like, with translation MRRDDRVQQEEPSASHSKTGTSIESQSHVGKAGKKCPVMVDGMLQNGPTLDIRAADGFLRDAMSIIMEEAVNKATDIKEKVCEWQAPEQLKELLDLDLREGGEAQSKILQRCRDAIHYSVKTGHPRFFNQLYGGMDPYSLVGRFITEAINPSIYTYEVAPVFVLTEEAVLKKMIEFIGWKEGGDGILSPGGSVSNMYAVNVARFHHCPDIKELGLSGMPRLVLFTSQECHYSISKAAAFLGIGTKNVYVIPSDGRGKMIPAELEKKIKQAKEEGAVPFMVNATAGTTVLGAFDPLEEIADICERHNIWMHVDACWGGAALVSRKHCHLLKGIHRANSVAWNPHKMLMAGLQCCAFMVRDKTGLLEKCHSAQASYLFQQDKFYNISYDIGDKSIQCSRKPDAFKFWLLWKAVGTRGLEERVNRALALARYLAEEIKKREGFRLLMEPEYTNVCFWYIPPSLRNMSEGPEFWKKLHAVAPVIKERMMKKGSMMVGYQTHENKANFFRQIIISPQVSREDMDFLLEEIHNLGKDL, from the exons GCACCTCCATTGAAAGTCAGAGCCATGTGGGAAAGGCAGGAAAAAAGTGTCCAGTAATGGTAGATGGGATGCTTCAGAATGGCCCTACGCTGGACATCAGAGCAGCAGACGGTTTCCTCAGGGACGCCATGTCCATCATCATGGAGGAGGCTGTGAATAAAGCCACAGATATCAAGGAGAAG GTGTGTGAGTGGCAAGCTCCAGAACAACTGAAGGAGCTCCTGGACCTGGACTTGAGGGAGGGGGGCGAGGCCCAGTCTAAGATTCTGCAACGCTGCCGAGATGCCATACATTACAGTGTCAAAACAG GTCACCCTCGTTTTTTCAATCAGTTGTATGGAGGGATGGACCCTTACTCTCTTGTGGGTCGTTTCATTACAGAGGCTATCAACCCCAGCAT TTACACATACGAGGTGGCACCTGTGTTTGTGCTAACAGAGGAGGCGGTGCTTAAGAAGATGATTGAATTCATTGGCTGGAAAGAAGGAGGAGATGGTATTCTCAGCCCTG gTGGCTCTGTCTCCAACATGTATGCTGTGAATGTGGCACGATTCCACCATTGTCCTGACATCAAAGAACTGGGACTCTCTGGCATGCCAAGGCTAGTCCTGTTCACATCTCAGGAG TGCCATTATTCAATATCCAAAGCTGCTGCTTTCCTGGGAATAGGCACCAAGAACGTTTATGTCATTCCATCAGATGGAAG AGGTAAGATGATTCCTGCCGAGCTggagaagaaaataaaacaagccAAAGAAGAG gGTGCAGTCCCCTTCATGGTGAATGCCACTGCTGGGACAACAGTACTGGGAGCCTTCGACCCCCTGGAAGAAATCGCTGACATCTGTGAAAGGCACAACATCTGGATGCATGTTGAT GCATGTTGGGGAGGAGCTGCCTTAGTGTCCAGgaaacactgtcaccttctaAAGGGCATTCACAG agCAAACTCGGTTGCCTGGAACCCTCATAAGATGTTAATGGCAGGACTGCAGTGCTGCGCATTCATGGTTAGGGACAAAACG GGTTTGTTGGAGAAATGTCACTCTGCCCAAGCTTCCTATCTCTTCCAGCAAGACAAATTCTACAACATCAGTTATGACATAGGAGACAAGTCCATCCAGTGCAGCCGCAAACCAGATGCTTTTAAGTTCTGGCTCTTATGGAAGGCAGTGGGCACACGGGGcctggaggagagagtgaacagaGCTCTGGCATTGGCAAG gtatTTGGCTGAAGAGATCAAGAAAAGGGAAGGATTCCGTCTGCTGATGGAG CCCGAGTACACAAATGTTTGCTTCTGGTACATTCCGCCCAGTTTGAGAAACATGAGCGAAGGCCCAGAGTTCTGGAAGAAGCTGCATGCG GTGGCGCCAGTGATCAAAGAGCGCATGATGAAGAAAGGCTCCATGATGGTGGGCTACcagacacatgaaaacaaagccAACTTTTTCAGACAGATCATTATCAGCCCCCAGGTCAGCCGTGAGGACATGGACTTCCTCTTGGAAGAGATTCATAATTTGGGGAAGGACCTGTGA